A single region of the Acidobacteriota bacterium genome encodes:
- a CDS encoding MFS transporter — protein MSSADRGHSRLDRRRNYAALLAHGLLGMTGFRLLQAPTFLPTYILLLTGAPLAVGAASACQSLGMFVSPLLSAALAEHRSHVKWAAVLFGGVMRLQVLVLALLALFAPVDVAVFLVWPVLVMWGLSSGMQMVVFNLLFAKSVPVTRRGRLQGTRNLSAGISVILLSIVAGWVLDRYGFPRGYGLTFLGAAVMASIGLAFMGLIREPAATDVHAPGLSLRARLGKLPDLIRSDRHYAGFLEARLLTSAARGALPFYIVLVSERFGVNGARLAALTVVFVAAQSVCALMWGLLGDRSGFRAVFVLGLGAWILGSLIVLWAPVFPVAYAVFLLVGAGLSGVLLASQNLVLEFGRERDRPMRIAATHSLSEAAGVVGFLGAGTISQLAPIESVFLVSTVLHLLALRRLIRTVDPRRTAGEAATDQA, from the coding sequence ATGTCCTCCGCCGACCGAGGTCACAGCCGCCTCGACCGGCGGCGCAACTACGCCGCCCTGCTTGCCCACGGCCTGCTCGGCATGACGGGGTTCCGCCTGCTCCAGGCGCCGACCTTCCTGCCGACCTACATCCTCCTGTTGACGGGTGCCCCCTTGGCTGTTGGCGCGGCTTCCGCCTGTCAGAGCCTGGGGATGTTCGTATCGCCGCTCCTGAGCGCGGCTCTCGCCGAGCACCGCAGCCACGTGAAGTGGGCCGCGGTGCTGTTCGGGGGCGTGATGCGGCTGCAGGTCCTGGTCCTGGCCCTGCTGGCGCTGTTCGCGCCGGTCGATGTCGCGGTGTTCCTCGTCTGGCCGGTGCTAGTGATGTGGGGCCTCTCGAGCGGCATGCAGATGGTCGTGTTCAACCTGCTGTTCGCGAAGTCGGTGCCCGTCACCCGGAGGGGACGGTTGCAGGGGACACGCAATCTGAGCGCCGGCATCTCGGTGATCCTCCTTTCGATCGTCGCAGGATGGGTGCTGGACCGGTACGGCTTTCCGAGGGGCTACGGTCTGACCTTCCTCGGCGCGGCGGTGATGGCCTCGATCGGGCTCGCCTTCATGGGACTCATTCGGGAACCCGCCGCCACGGATGTCCACGCGCCGGGACTCAGCCTGCGGGCGAGGTTGGGCAAGCTGCCGGATCTCATCCGCTCGGACCGCCACTACGCGGGCTTCCTGGAGGCGCGCCTGCTGACCAGTGCCGCCCGGGGCGCCCTGCCGTTCTACATCGTGCTGGTCAGCGAGCGGTTCGGGGTCAACGGAGCGCGTCTGGCCGCCTTGACGGTCGTCTTCGTGGCGGCGCAGTCGGTCTGCGCGCTGATGTGGGGCCTGCTGGGCGACCGGTCGGGCTTTCGCGCCGTCTTTGTGCTCGGGCTCGGCGCCTGGATCCTGGGCAGCCTGATCGTTCTCTGGGCGCCGGTCTTCCCGGTCGCGTACGCGGTCTTCCTGCTGGTTGGCGCGGGGTTGAGCGGTGTACTGCTGGCGTCGCAGAACCTGGTGCTCGAGTTCGGGCGGGAGCGCGACCGCCCGATGCGGATTGCGGCCACCCACTCGCTCTCCGAAGCTGCGGGAGTGGTGGGCTTTCTGGGCGCCGGGACGATCAGCCAGCTGGCTCCGATCGAGAGCGTCTTCCTGGTTTCCACCGTCCTCCATCTGCTGGCGTTGCGGAGGCTGATTCGCACGGTGGATCCGCGGCGGACGGCGGGAGAGGCCGCGACGGACCAGGCCTAG
- a CDS encoding MGMT family protein gives MAASEHPGTNGIYETFHRIVRCIPEGRVATYGQIAALAERPRHARQVGYALARLGDDSVPWHRVVNAGGEVSQRGLDPLESVDRQRFLLEEEGVLFDRRGRIDLDRFGWAP, from the coding sequence ATGGCCGCAAGCGAACATCCAGGCACGAACGGCATCTACGAGACCTTCCACCGCATCGTGCGCTGCATTCCCGAGGGGCGCGTCGCCACGTACGGCCAGATCGCCGCTCTCGCCGAACGTCCCCGCCACGCCCGCCAGGTGGGCTACGCCCTTGCGCGACTCGGCGACGACAGCGTGCCCTGGCACCGCGTGGTGAACGCCGGCGGCGAGGTCAGCCAGCGTGGTCTCGACCCGCTGGAAAGCGTGGACCGGCAGCGCTTCCTGCTCGAAGAGGAGGGCGTCCTGTTCGACCGCCGCGGCCGCATCGACCTGGACCGCTTCGGATGGGCGCCGTGA
- a CDS encoding SUMF1/EgtB/PvdO family nonheme iron enzyme, with protein sequence MGAVTVLRCARLPALLASIAVVAVVGCGTPPEEPKQTVAPAPAPSTPPEPPPEGMVRVPAGAVPRPDGPLQVAAFDLDVYEVTNRDFATFVEATGFVTEAENWGWSLVFHPQATPNPESEQRVQGTPWWLAVDGAYWRQPRGTGSPADGSLPVVHVSWGDASAYCEWRDKRLPTEAEWDLAAGAGNDGEGHAHYPWGDEPAPEGRWVANVWQGDFPVQDDAADGHTYLAPVGSYPPNALGLFDLGGNVWEWCDDWYRPGGAGGEKVLKGGSWLCAASYCEGYRNANRNHSAPDSGLDNTGFRCARSLR encoded by the coding sequence ATGGGCGCCGTGACCGTGCTGCGCTGCGCACGTCTCCCGGCGCTGCTCGCTTCGATCGCGGTCGTCGCCGTCGTCGGCTGTGGCACTCCCCCGGAGGAGCCGAAGCAGACCGTAGCGCCGGCGCCGGCACCTTCGACCCCGCCCGAACCACCGCCGGAGGGCATGGTCCGCGTGCCTGCGGGCGCCGTGCCCCGCCCGGACGGCCCACTCCAGGTTGCCGCCTTCGACCTCGATGTGTACGAGGTGACGAACCGCGACTTCGCGACCTTCGTCGAGGCAACCGGGTTCGTGACCGAGGCGGAGAACTGGGGCTGGTCCCTCGTCTTCCACCCACAGGCCACCCCGAACCCGGAATCGGAGCAGCGGGTGCAAGGCACGCCCTGGTGGCTGGCCGTCGATGGCGCCTACTGGCGCCAGCCCCGCGGAACCGGCTCTCCCGCGGACGGCAGCCTTCCAGTCGTCCATGTGAGCTGGGGAGACGCCAGCGCCTACTGTGAGTGGCGTGACAAACGACTGCCCACAGAAGCCGAATGGGACCTCGCGGCGGGGGCCGGCAACGACGGCGAAGGCCACGCTCACTACCCGTGGGGCGACGAGCCGGCACCCGAAGGCCGCTGGGTAGCCAACGTCTGGCAGGGTGACTTTCCCGTCCAGGACGACGCGGCCGACGGCCACACCTACCTGGCGCCGGTCGGTTCCTATCCCCCGAACGCGCTGGGCCTTTTCGACCTCGGCGGCAACGTCTGGGAGTGGTGCGACGACTGGTACCGGCCCGGCGGCGCCGGCGGCGAGAAGGTCCTGAAGGGCGGTTCCTGGCTCTGCGCCGCGAGCTACTGCGAGGGTTACCGGAACGCGAACCGCAACCATTCGGCTCCCGACTCAGGCCTCGACAACACCGGCTTCCGCTGCGCCCGCAGCCTTCGCTGA
- a CDS encoding hydroxymethylglutaryl-CoA synthase — protein MTKVETGIASIGLHLPPLAMPVEELASLRGVDPNKYLIGLGCSEISLCPPEFGIVDLASEAARRALSRWDGDLDDIGMIAVGTETAVDMSRPLSAFVADELGLAGHIRSYEVKHACYGGTLALRQACEWRMSGAARDKAALVVAADIALYEQGDPGEPTQGAGAVAFVVDRPEIAQVGLDCHAWSEPAFDFYRPVGESYPRVDGKLSLECYKKAAVECFNALADGRNPAEVMERFSAICFHVPFPKMVKKAFHLVGEVAGWSAERIQQIYTDKVEPAMRWNRLSGNSYTASLWIAVANALQGLKTGEQVAAFSYGSGFGSEILSLIAGPRAKDAEWAQDIERDVSSRGRVDASGYNLLRAKVRTAAA, from the coding sequence ATGACCAAGGTCGAAACAGGCATCGCATCCATCGGTCTACACCTGCCACCTCTCGCCATGCCGGTCGAAGAACTCGCCTCGCTGCGCGGCGTCGATCCGAACAAGTACCTCATCGGCCTGGGCTGCTCGGAGATCTCCCTCTGCCCGCCCGAGTTCGGCATCGTCGACCTCGCCTCCGAGGCCGCCCGGCGTGCTCTTTCCCGCTGGGACGGTGATCTTGACGACATCGGCATGATCGCCGTCGGCACGGAGACCGCGGTCGACATGAGCCGGCCTCTCTCCGCCTTCGTCGCGGACGAACTCGGTCTGGCCGGCCACATCCGGTCCTACGAAGTGAAGCACGCCTGCTACGGCGGCACGCTGGCGCTGCGCCAAGCCTGCGAGTGGCGCATGTCGGGCGCGGCCCGGGACAAGGCGGCCCTGGTGGTCGCCGCCGACATCGCCCTCTACGAGCAGGGCGACCCGGGCGAACCGACCCAGGGCGCCGGGGCCGTCGCCTTCGTGGTCGACCGCCCCGAAATCGCCCAGGTGGGCCTGGACTGCCACGCCTGGAGCGAGCCGGCCTTCGACTTCTACCGCCCGGTGGGCGAGTCCTACCCGCGGGTCGACGGCAAGCTGAGCCTCGAGTGCTACAAGAAGGCGGCGGTGGAGTGCTTCAACGCCCTCGCCGACGGTCGGAACCCGGCCGAGGTGATGGAACGGTTCTCGGCGATCTGCTTCCATGTCCCCTTCCCCAAGATGGTCAAGAAGGCGTTCCACCTGGTCGGCGAGGTGGCCGGCTGGTCCGCCGAGCGGATCCAGCAGATCTACACCGACAAGGTCGAGCCGGCGATGCGCTGGAACAGGCTCTCCGGCAACTCGTACACGGCCTCCCTATGGATCGCGGTCGCGAACGCCCTCCAGGGCCTGAAGACCGGCGAACAGGTGGCCGCCTTCTCGTACGGCTCCGGCTTCGGTTCCGAGATCCTCTCCCTGATCGCAGGCCCACGCGCCAAGGACGCCGAATGGGCGCAGGACATCGAACGCGACGTCTCCAGTCGCGGACGAGTGGACGCGAGCGGTTACAACCTCCTGCGCGCAAAGGTTCGTACGGCGGCCGCGTAA
- a CDS encoding M28 family peptidase, with translation MKRLLALTLTVAAAPSAAQELIGFHPDRAAEQRAIEKRADGWIVAEDLIAWNRSMTPRPHHAGAPQTEANARWMVDRFREWGFEAGIETFHVLFPTPRLRKLTLLEPTRFEASLVEEPAADDATAQLAVAEGLPPFNAFSADGDVTAELVYVNRGIPADYEVLERLGIDVAGKIVIARYGGSWRGIKPKVAFEHGAVGCLIFNDPGDDGYSQGAAYPEGSYKHASAVQRGSVLDLPVRPGDPLTPMRGAVEGAERLDRSEAETLMRIPVLPIAWRDAQPLLAALGGEVAPEDWRGGLPITYRIGPGPARVRLQLEFDWDLVPAHNVIARLTGSERPDQWILRGNHHDAWVIGGRDPISGLVALMAEARAVGRLTREGHRPRRTIVYAAWDAEEPGLLGSTEWAEHHADALREHAAVYINSDSNSRGFLRAGGSHSLETLVNQVAREVEDPQTGVSVGERLRASRQVHGGSAVYERLQASDRLRISALGSGSDYSPFLQHIGVSSLNVSYGGESSGGEYHTAFDTFDFYRRFVDPGAVYGVALARTGLRLVLRLANADVLPFEFGATAATVGRYVDEVVELAANERSRLEQEGELARSGAFRLAADPTRPFVEPDAKEPAPYLNFAPLRNAHDRLERSAREADLSLIAAAGGGDEAVQVQIDELILGSERLLTRDHGLPGRPWFRHHLYSPGLYTGYGVKTLPGVREAIEQGDWEEAQTQIDIAAQVLDGYAEQLKRMARATVSREP, from the coding sequence ATGAAACGTCTGCTGGCCCTGACGCTCACCGTGGCGGCCGCGCCGTCCGCCGCCCAGGAACTGATCGGCTTTCACCCCGATCGCGCGGCCGAACAGCGCGCCATCGAGAAGCGGGCGGACGGCTGGATCGTGGCCGAAGACCTGATTGCGTGGAACCGCAGCATGACGCCGCGGCCCCACCATGCCGGAGCGCCGCAGACGGAGGCGAACGCCCGCTGGATGGTCGACCGGTTTCGGGAGTGGGGCTTCGAAGCCGGGATCGAGACCTTCCACGTGCTGTTCCCGACACCCCGGCTGCGGAAGCTGACCCTCCTGGAGCCGACCCGCTTCGAGGCGTCCCTGGTCGAGGAGCCCGCGGCCGACGACGCCACGGCACAGCTCGCGGTCGCCGAGGGGCTGCCTCCCTTCAACGCCTTCTCGGCCGACGGCGACGTGACCGCGGAACTGGTCTACGTGAACCGTGGCATTCCCGCGGACTACGAAGTGCTCGAACGGCTCGGCATCGACGTCGCCGGGAAGATCGTGATTGCCCGCTACGGCGGTTCGTGGCGCGGCATCAAGCCGAAGGTCGCCTTCGAGCACGGAGCGGTGGGCTGCCTGATCTTCAACGATCCGGGCGACGACGGATACAGCCAGGGCGCGGCCTACCCGGAGGGTTCGTACAAGCACGCGAGCGCCGTGCAGCGAGGCTCGGTGCTTGATCTCCCCGTACGCCCGGGGGATCCGCTGACGCCGATGCGCGGCGCCGTCGAGGGAGCCGAGCGACTCGACCGGAGCGAGGCGGAGACACTGATGCGGATACCCGTGCTGCCGATCGCCTGGCGCGACGCGCAGCCCCTTCTCGCGGCGCTTGGCGGCGAGGTCGCGCCCGAAGACTGGCGCGGCGGCCTTCCGATCACCTATCGGATCGGCCCCGGGCCCGCTCGCGTCCGCCTTCAGCTCGAGTTCGACTGGGATCTCGTGCCGGCCCACAACGTGATCGCGCGCCTGACCGGCTCCGAGCGTCCGGACCAGTGGATTCTGCGCGGGAACCACCACGATGCCTGGGTGATCGGCGGCCGCGATCCGATCAGCGGCCTGGTCGCTCTGATGGCGGAGGCGCGGGCGGTCGGCCGCCTGACCAGGGAGGGTCATCGACCGCGCCGCACCATCGTGTATGCCGCCTGGGATGCCGAGGAACCGGGTCTGCTCGGCTCCACGGAGTGGGCGGAGCACCACGCAGACGCCCTGCGCGAGCACGCGGCGGTCTACATCAACTCGGACTCGAATAGCCGCGGTTTTCTGCGCGCCGGCGGCTCGCACTCCCTGGAGACGCTGGTCAATCAGGTTGCGCGTGAGGTCGAGGATCCACAGACCGGCGTCAGCGTCGGCGAGCGGCTGCGAGCGTCGCGACAGGTGCACGGCGGCTCCGCCGTCTACGAGCGGCTTCAGGCCTCGGACCGGCTGCGCATCTCCGCCCTGGGCTCGGGGTCCGACTACTCCCCGTTCCTACAGCACATCGGTGTGTCGTCCCTGAACGTCAGCTACGGCGGCGAGTCGTCCGGCGGCGAGTACCACACTGCCTTTGACACGTTCGACTTCTACCGGCGGTTCGTCGATCCGGGCGCCGTCTATGGCGTCGCGTTGGCCCGCACGGGTCTGCGTCTCGTCCTGCGGCTGGCGAATGCCGACGTGTTGCCGTTCGAGTTTGGCGCGACCGCGGCGACGGTGGGCCGCTACGTCGACGAAGTGGTCGAGCTTGCCGCGAACGAGCGCAGCCGCCTGGAACAGGAAGGAGAACTGGCGCGGAGCGGCGCCTTCCGGCTGGCGGCGGATCCGACCCGGCCCTTCGTCGAGCCTGATGCGAAAGAGCCTGCGCCCTACCTGAACTTCGCGCCGCTCCGGAACGCGCACGATCGGCTCGAGCGCAGCGCCAGAGAGGCCGACCTGTCGCTGATCGCGGCGGCCGGGGGCGGCGACGAGGCCGTCCAGGTGCAAATCGACGAGCTCATCCTGGGCAGCGAGCGGCTGTTGACGCGGGACCACGGCCTGCCGGGCCGTCCCTGGTTCCGGCATCACCTGTACTCGCCCGGTCTCTACACTGGCTACGGCGTGAAGACGCTGCCGGGTGTTCGCGAGGCGATCGAGCAGGGCGACTGGGAGGAGGCCCAGACGCAGATCGACATCGCCGCTCAGGTGCTCGACGGGTACGCCGAGCAGCTAAAGCGGATGGCGCGGGCTACGGTGTCCAGGGAACCGTAG
- a CDS encoding bifunctional 5,10-methylenetetrahydrofolate dehydrogenase/5,10-methenyltetrahydrofolate cyclohydrolase, with protein sequence MTAQLLAGGPVAEAVLQDVAKRVEELASAGVKPGLGTILVGDDAASAGYVRKKHETCEEVGVASFHEQVPADAGQEALLAAVDRFNGDPEVDAYIIQHPVPAGFDFNEALARMDPKKDADGLHPVNLGKLVLQERGPVPCTPAGIQAMLQHYGIDIGGREVVVLGRGPTLGRPLSLLLTLKQPGANAVVTVVHTGAKDVRPFTRRADIVVAALGVPRFVVPEMIKPGAVVVSGGISWEGRKLLPDVDESVGEVASWITPRLGGVGPTTVAMLLRNTVLAASEREV encoded by the coding sequence ATGACGGCGCAACTACTTGCTGGCGGGCCGGTCGCCGAGGCCGTGCTCCAGGATGTCGCGAAGCGGGTCGAGGAGCTCGCTTCGGCAGGCGTCAAGCCGGGCCTTGGGACGATTCTGGTCGGTGACGACGCGGCATCCGCGGGCTACGTGCGCAAGAAGCACGAAACCTGCGAGGAGGTCGGCGTCGCCTCGTTCCACGAACAGGTGCCGGCGGACGCCGGTCAGGAGGCACTGCTCGCCGCCGTCGACCGTTTCAACGGGGACCCCGAAGTCGACGCGTACATCATCCAGCATCCAGTGCCGGCCGGCTTCGACTTCAACGAGGCCCTGGCGCGCATGGACCCGAAGAAGGACGCGGACGGTCTGCACCCGGTGAACCTCGGCAAGCTCGTGCTGCAGGAGCGGGGGCCGGTGCCGTGCACGCCGGCGGGCATCCAGGCGATGCTCCAGCACTACGGGATCGACATTGGCGGCCGCGAAGTCGTCGTCCTCGGGCGAGGCCCGACCCTGGGCCGGCCGCTGTCCCTGCTGCTGACCCTGAAGCAGCCGGGCGCCAACGCCGTGGTCACGGTCGTGCACACGGGTGCGAAGGACGTCAGGCCCTTCACACGCCGCGCCGACATCGTGGTCGCCGCGCTCGGCGTGCCCCGGTTCGTCGTGCCGGAGATGATCAAGCCGGGCGCGGTCGTGGTCAGCGGCGGCATCAGTTGGGAGGGCAGGAAGCTCCTGCCCGACGTCGACGAGTCCGTCGGCGAAGTCGCTAGCTGGATCACGCCCCGGCTCGGGGGGGTGGGTCCGACCACCGTGGCGATGCTGCTGCGGAACACGGTGCTGGCGGCGTCGGAACGGGAGGTGTGA
- a CDS encoding nitrile hydratase accessory protein — translation MSLPVRLDEDGAAAPPRENGELAFDAPWESRLFGLTMALVEGGQLDWEMFRGRLIARITDWETRSRDETWDYWQRWREAFEDSLELAGLVERPEIDHLVRRLARRPHGHDHRHDHHHDHARERAANAAGEIDE, via the coding sequence ATGAGCCTGCCGGTCCGCCTGGATGAGGACGGTGCCGCCGCGCCTCCGCGGGAGAACGGGGAGCTGGCCTTCGACGCGCCCTGGGAGAGCCGCCTGTTCGGCCTGACGATGGCGCTGGTGGAAGGCGGGCAGCTCGACTGGGAGATGTTCCGCGGCCGCCTGATCGCGCGGATCACGGACTGGGAAACGAGAAGCCGCGACGAGACCTGGGACTACTGGCAGCGCTGGCGGGAGGCATTCGAGGACTCGCTGGAGCTTGCGGGGTTGGTGGAACGGCCGGAGATCGACCATCTCGTCCGCCGGCTCGCGCGGCGTCCCCACGGGCATGATCATCGTCATGACCACCATCACGACCACGCACGGGAACGCGCGGCGAACGCCGCGGGGGAGATCGACGAATGA
- the nthA gene encoding nitrile hydratase subunit alpha encodes MTADHRHGSESPETRTEAIEALLVGKGLVKSAAVDALVERYEQDIGPLRGARVVAKAWTDPKFRARLLEDGMPAIRELGFGDNTDAHVARLVVKENTESVHNLIVCTLCSCYPWAVLGLPPAWYKSPAYRARAVREPRRLLVELGLELPPEVEVRVWDSSAEVRYMVLPQRPEGTIGLGAEELASLVTRDSMIGVERL; translated from the coding sequence ATGACTGCCGATCACCGGCACGGAAGCGAATCCCCGGAAACCCGCACCGAGGCGATCGAGGCGCTGCTGGTGGGGAAGGGGCTGGTCAAGTCCGCCGCAGTCGACGCTCTGGTCGAACGCTACGAGCAGGACATCGGGCCGCTGCGCGGCGCCCGGGTGGTGGCCAAGGCCTGGACCGATCCGAAGTTCAGGGCGCGGCTGCTTGAGGACGGGATGCCCGCCATCAGGGAACTGGGCTTCGGCGACAACACGGACGCCCACGTCGCCCGTCTGGTGGTCAAGGAGAACACGGAGTCCGTCCACAACCTGATCGTCTGCACGCTCTGTTCGTGCTACCCGTGGGCGGTGCTCGGGCTGCCGCCGGCTTGGTACAAGTCGCCCGCCTACCGGGCGCGCGCGGTGCGCGAACCGCGGCGGTTGCTCGTGGAGCTGGGCCTCGAGCTGCCGCCCGAGGTCGAGGTGAGGGTCTGGGATTCGAGCGCCGAGGTGCGCTACATGGTCCTGCCGCAGCGCCCGGAGGGCACGATTGGACTGGGCGCGGAAGAACTCGCCTCCCTCGTCACGCGCGACTCGATGATCGGCGTCGAGCGCCTGTAG
- a CDS encoding nitrile hydratase subunit beta: MNGIHDMGGMHGFGTVDRRPDEVLFPEVWQGRVCALAGYAIGAGLANLDAFRHAVERMPPDRYLSDGYYGRWLYALETLAAERLVGDAAVERPEQVGSVVREVDREPRFAAGDAVRTWNRHPQGHTRLPGYARDRRGVIAEVHPACVYPDTNAEDRGESPEYLYTVAFESRELWGEEAEAATTVYIDLFEPYLEATG; encoded by the coding sequence ATGAACGGAATCCACGACATGGGCGGCATGCACGGCTTCGGCACCGTGGACCGGCGTCCGGACGAGGTTCTGTTCCCGGAGGTCTGGCAGGGCCGGGTATGCGCCCTGGCGGGCTACGCCATCGGGGCCGGCCTGGCGAACCTCGACGCCTTCCGTCATGCGGTCGAGCGGATGCCGCCGGACCGCTACCTCTCGGACGGCTACTACGGCCGCTGGCTCTACGCACTGGAGACCCTGGCGGCCGAACGGCTGGTCGGCGACGCGGCGGTCGAGCGCCCCGAGCAGGTGGGCTCGGTCGTGCGCGAGGTCGACCGCGAGCCCCGTTTCGCGGCCGGCGACGCGGTGCGCACGTGGAACCGGCACCCGCAGGGGCACACGCGGCTGCCCGGCTACGCCCGCGACCGCAGGGGCGTGATCGCCGAGGTCCATCCGGCCTGCGTCTATCCCGACACGAACGCGGAGGACCGGGGCGAGTCGCCGGAGTACCTCTACACCGTCGCCTTCGAAAGCCGGGAGCTCTGGGGCGAGGAGGCGGAGGCCGCCACCACGGTCTACATCGATCTGTTCGAGCCTTACCTGGAGGCGACCGGATGA
- a CDS encoding aminotransferase class III-fold pyridoxal phosphate-dependent enzyme, with translation MDTADSRSTAGTGLAHAHDYPFLGQGRAPLEVASAEGCYMITPTGRRILDAAGGAIVSNIGHGRREVAEAYAQAAAQTDYIVPPFATPARAELVHRMRTRWLPGDINRVLFASGGSEAMDLAIRFARQHHLSAGRPERWRVFGRQLSYHGATMATLAVGGHHGRRAGFEPWLVDEQTDQPRPPAHYCMRCPLGKTFPGCDIACADEVERVFEEIGPEEIAAFVVEPIVGSNAGALVPPGDYLERVARICRRHGILLIADEVMTGYGRTGRKFGVDHWDVVPDILVGGKGLTGGYAPLVAICAREEVTAPIAEAGDSVMFFTYGAHSPACAAASEVLRILENEELVERAATVGAVLGERLRETFADHPHVAEVRGRGLLYGIEIVQDRETLEPFPAELSLVNAVVAAGLSMDVFFYPGGNDPARDVVCLGPPFILGEEEIEKIVTVLPKAIDSAIARKAPAPSLLGPPVCCD, from the coding sequence ATGGACACCGCCGACTCCCGATCGACCGCGGGCACGGGCCTGGCGCACGCCCACGACTACCCGTTCCTGGGTCAGGGCAGGGCTCCGCTTGAGGTGGCGTCCGCCGAGGGCTGCTACATGATCACGCCGACCGGTCGGCGGATCCTCGACGCCGCAGGAGGCGCGATCGTCTCGAACATCGGCCACGGCCGGCGGGAGGTGGCGGAGGCCTACGCGCAGGCCGCGGCGCAGACCGACTACATCGTGCCTCCCTTCGCAACCCCGGCGCGAGCGGAACTGGTCCACCGCATGCGGACCCGCTGGCTGCCCGGCGACATCAACCGCGTCCTGTTCGCGAGCGGCGGTTCCGAGGCGATGGACCTCGCGATTCGATTCGCCCGCCAGCACCACCTGTCCGCGGGGCGTCCCGAGCGCTGGCGGGTGTTCGGGCGTCAGCTCTCCTACCACGGCGCCACGATGGCGACGCTGGCGGTGGGCGGACACCACGGGCGCCGGGCCGGCTTCGAGCCCTGGCTGGTCGACGAGCAGACCGACCAGCCGCGGCCACCGGCGCACTACTGCATGCGCTGCCCGCTCGGCAAGACGTTTCCCGGCTGCGACATCGCCTGCGCCGACGAAGTGGAGCGCGTGTTCGAGGAGATCGGCCCGGAGGAGATCGCGGCCTTCGTCGTCGAGCCGATCGTCGGCTCGAATGCCGGCGCGCTCGTGCCCCCGGGCGACTACCTGGAGCGGGTCGCCCGGATCTGCAGGCGGCACGGCATCCTGCTGATCGCCGACGAGGTGATGACCGGCTACGGCCGGACCGGCCGCAAGTTCGGTGTCGACCACTGGGACGTCGTGCCCGACATCCTGGTCGGCGGCAAGGGGTTGACCGGCGGCTACGCGCCCCTGGTCGCGATCTGCGCCCGCGAGGAGGTCACGGCGCCGATTGCAGAAGCCGGGGACTCCGTCATGTTCTTCACCTACGGCGCTCACTCGCCCGCCTGCGCCGCGGCCAGCGAGGTTCTGCGCATCCTCGAGAACGAGGAACTCGTCGAACGCGCCGCCACAGTCGGCGCCGTGCTCGGCGAGCGCCTGCGGGAGACCTTCGCCGATCATCCCCACGTCGCCGAGGTCCGCGGCCGCGGTCTGCTCTACGGCATCGAGATCGTCCAGGACCGCGAGACGCTGGAGCCGTTCCCGGCCGAACTCTCGCTGGTCAACGCCGTCGTGGCGGCCGGGCTGTCGATGGACGTCTTCTTCTACCCCGGCGGCAACGACCCGGCCCGCGACGTGGTCTGCCTCGGTCCGCCCTTCATCCTCGGCGAGGAGGAGATCGAGAAGATCGTCACCGTCCTGCCGAAAGCGATCGACAGCGCGATCGCCCGAAAGGCGCCGGCGCCGTCGCTGCTGGGGCCGCCGGTGTGCTGCGACTAG